A segment of the Zingiber officinale cultivar Zhangliang chromosome 8B, Zo_v1.1, whole genome shotgun sequence genome:
TGTTATGCAACAACATCAATATTATTGTGGATTAGTTGAACTTGAAGTTAATGTTACTTTATGATGCATAAAGACTTTATAGTGGAGCTTAACAAATATTaaacttttcaccttcaaatatTTTACCTATCTATACAAAAAAATATCctcttaagaaaatttttatatttggtataaaaagaaaaataaaccagTTGGACAGACTAGATCGAGGGGCTGTTATGCAGTGAAATCGCGGATGACACGCTAGACGTCTAGAGATATCTTTGAAAGTTCAAAAGCAAATTATTTTCCTTAAAAATAtacatttattttaataatgcTAAAAACTCAAAATACATATTTCAAAAAAGATAATTTTACAGTAAGTGATTCAGATGGCCACAACTCTGAATTATGAGAAACTTGGCAGCTAGCTTCTCAGCTTCCAGTCATGGGGTTAGGTCAGTTAAGGAGATAAGCATGAGTTTATAGCAGATACGTTTACATGCATTTCTTCCACACACTTGTATTTCTAGTACAAGTGTGTGCTGGATTTCTTGACAGAGAGGGTTACCTATATATCTATCTATCTACTTGCCTTTTCCTCAACTATATCTTCTTTTATTCGATTGGCAATTAgtgcgaggggggggggggggggggctgggGGGTTAGATTGCAGACAAATCAAGCTCATGGGGTGAGAACCTGATCCATAGCTTTTTCTTGGTGGTGGAGAAGACAAAAGCTTTCAGAGACAAAAGCCAACTCAACTCGGCCACTTAATTCCTTCCTGCTGCTGGACCAGTCCTGCAAGTATTTCTCACCTCAAGAACAAGAGCAAGAGTTTGGTACTAGACTGTctagaagaaaataataataattaaaaattactcGATTGCATTTCCAGTTTGTGGTGAGAACATAGAGAACATCGATTAATGAATTGAAAGAATCACTCGTGTTTTGTGGAGATGCATATTGAATTCACAATTTTTGCTGATATCTGGTATCAGATAATTAAGGAAGGAGACAGAGGAAATGGCTGCATATGATGAGTGTTGCTTGATTAGTAATGGCAGCGCACCAGAGACGACGCCGAGAAAACAAGCGGTCGCCGGGTCTCAAAGGGGAAGGGCACGGCGGGGGACTCTGTTATATTGTCTAATTCGCCGTCGTCGTCGGCCGGCGCTGGGAGATTGAGATCCAGGGGGATGACGGTCTTGTCTTGCTTGATGATTTGCTGCGTCCCTGCTGGGGCCGTCAACGGGCGGTGCCGCCGCATGTGTCCGCCCAGCGCCTGGCCGGACGAGAACTCCGCTCCGCATATCGAGCACTCGTGAACTCTCGGCTTGTTTCCGGCGGCAGCAGCAGCGTCGTCGTTGCTCGTTGCAGTCGCGGCCGGCCTCGTGATCAAGGCACCGGCGGCGGCCACCTGGTGGACCTGTGTTTCATCGGCGGCGTCATGGAGGGCCACCGTCTTGGGTTTCTTGTGGCTGGTGCGGTGGCCGCCGAGGGCTTGGAAGGAGGGGAAGCACCTGCTGCACGTCTTGCACCGGTAGGCATCGGAAGCCGTTGGCGTCGTCGCGCCTCCCCGAGCGAGGAGGATCAGACAATTGGCCATGTCCTCATCTTCCTCGGTGACGGCGGTGCCACTTGAAATCTCCGCCGACGAGACGGAAGAGTCAGGCCCGACCGTGGCGCCCGGCGCTGCCCGCCGCTTCGTCCTCCTGCGCTTGACGAAATTCGAGGTGACGAACCGGTGGTCGTCGTACCTGTTGCTGCTGCTGAAGCCCATGGCATCTGCCACAGAATCCATGTAGTCGGCAAGAAACAGAGGAAGGGGGAGCCGAGCTAAAAATCCTGAGCAGCCTAAAAACTCATCCACCACCAACAACAGTAACTCCGAACGAGGCTTTACCTGCTAAATCCTAAATCCTTCAGTTTTTTTTCCAACGTCGCAATTGGACACATCCAAACTCGAAATAAAGGCACAGGAGAAACGCCAGacggagagagagaggggggaaaGAGTAGTTTTATAATTGGAAAAAGCTTGGAGTGGATGGAGAGTTGAAACTCCCTCCGATCCACAAGGAGAGTGCAGTTGACACTTCGCTTTACGGGGA
Coding sequences within it:
- the LOC122016216 gene encoding zinc finger protein ZAT5-like — translated: MDSVADAMGFSSSNRYDDHRFVTSNFVKRRRTKRRAAPGATVGPDSSVSSAEISSGTAVTEEDEDMANCLILLARGGATTPTASDAYRCKTCSRCFPSFQALGGHRTSHKKPKTVALHDAADETQVHQVAAAGALITRPAATATSNDDAAAAAGNKPRVHECSICGAEFSSGQALGGHMRRHRPLTAPAGTQQIIKQDKTVIPLDLNLPAPADDDGELDNITESPAVPFPFETRRPLVFSASSLVRCHY